A window of Myxococcales bacterium contains these coding sequences:
- a CDS encoding enoyl-CoA hydratase/isomerase family protein, producing the protein MAGQVLTTIENGIGSLIFDHEARRNAITGEMWDAIPAAVIAFEKSDEVRVVVMRGAGEVAFVSGADISEFEKNRSGASAAAYDQSNQRAFATLAGMQKPLIAMIHGFCIGGGCALALTADLRYCAEDGVFAIPAAKLGLGYHAGGLEALVSVVGQSAAREIFFTARRFDATEALQMGLVNAVLPKEQLEAHVAEVAQQIADNAPLTLASAKFILSQIQREPGARDQAAIDASIGACYESADYAEGVRAFLEKRSPKFKGR; encoded by the coding sequence ATGGCTGGACAAGTGCTCACGACGATTGAAAACGGCATCGGCAGCTTGATTTTCGATCACGAAGCGAGGCGCAACGCCATCACGGGCGAAATGTGGGACGCGATTCCCGCTGCCGTAATCGCATTCGAGAAGTCCGACGAAGTACGCGTGGTCGTGATGCGCGGTGCGGGGGAAGTCGCCTTTGTGTCGGGCGCCGACATTTCGGAGTTCGAAAAGAACCGCAGCGGTGCTTCAGCTGCAGCGTACGATCAAAGCAACCAGCGAGCCTTTGCGACGCTTGCCGGGATGCAGAAACCGCTGATCGCCATGATCCACGGCTTTTGTATCGGGGGTGGCTGCGCGCTCGCCCTCACCGCCGACCTGCGGTACTGCGCCGAAGACGGTGTATTCGCAATTCCGGCGGCAAAGCTGGGACTCGGGTATCACGCGGGGGGACTAGAAGCCCTGGTCAGCGTGGTCGGGCAATCTGCGGCCCGCGAGATCTTCTTTACGGCGCGCCGCTTCGACGCCACGGAAGCACTCCAGATGGGACTGGTGAACGCAGTCCTGCCGAAAGAACAACTCGAAGCTCACGTTGCAGAGGTGGCGCAACAGATCGCCGACAATGCACCCCTGACCCTGGCCAGCGCAAAGTTCATCCTCAGCCAAATCCAACGCGAGCCCGGCGCTCGAGATCAAGCGGCAATCGACGCCTCGATTGGCGCCTGCTATGAGAGCGCAGACTACGCCGAAGGCGTTCGCGCCTTCCTGGAAAAGCGCTCCCCAAAATTCAAGGGTCGCTAG
- a CDS encoding sulfotransferase produces the protein MLYYFDFPQYFRMLRLAWNEPHPMARRYFLFILCVSVPLISSFHAICFFLDGILFPALHNVEIRTPVFVVGHARSGTTLVHRLMSKDDGRFSSFNLYELYFPSLLQKKAIRAVAKFDRRFLSSVLAKLVQAWEEKRYAATRDIHDMGLTQPEEDDIVFYYSCASGYWMTKLPYMGKLDFYRIDERPAHERKRMMDFYKACIRRQLLLNGSDRIHLSKNPVFAGRVETLIEAFPDARIVVPMRNPNETIPSLLKLMRVGYRALDWDEDGIMRSLRFLADQSYHTYRYPLEVLARHPETRQAVIDYRDLTARPAETIERSYEQLGFAISDEYREVLRTEDKRARTHETRHAYSLDEFGLAADEIRRELAPLFERFGWDDDAGEAELPGGTG, from the coding sequence ATGCTGTACTACTTCGACTTCCCTCAGTACTTCCGCATGCTCCGCCTCGCGTGGAACGAACCGCATCCCATGGCGCGCAGGTACTTTTTGTTCATCCTGTGCGTGAGCGTTCCCCTGATCTCGTCGTTTCACGCGATCTGCTTCTTTCTCGACGGCATCCTCTTCCCTGCCCTGCACAACGTTGAGATCCGCACCCCGGTTTTCGTAGTCGGCCACGCGCGCAGCGGAACCACGTTGGTGCATCGTTTGATGAGCAAGGACGATGGGCGCTTTAGCTCCTTCAATTTGTACGAGCTGTACTTCCCTTCTCTCTTGCAGAAGAAAGCGATTCGTGCGGTCGCCAAATTCGATCGGCGCTTTCTCTCCAGCGTGCTCGCAAAACTCGTGCAGGCCTGGGAAGAGAAGCGCTACGCGGCGACTCGCGACATACACGACATGGGACTCACCCAACCCGAAGAAGACGACATCGTCTTCTACTACTCCTGTGCTTCCGGTTACTGGATGACCAAGTTGCCTTATATGGGGAAGCTCGATTTCTATCGCATCGACGAGCGCCCAGCGCATGAACGCAAGCGAATGATGGATTTTTACAAGGCTTGCATCCGCCGACAGTTGTTGTTGAACGGGAGTGATCGCATTCACTTGAGCAAGAACCCTGTATTTGCGGGTCGCGTCGAGACGTTGATCGAAGCATTTCCGGATGCCCGCATCGTGGTGCCCATGCGCAATCCAAACGAAACCATACCCAGCCTGCTCAAACTGATGCGGGTCGGCTACCGGGCGCTGGACTGGGATGAGGACGGCATCATGCGCAGCCTGCGCTTTCTCGCCGACCAGTCCTACCACACCTACCGCTATCCCCTCGAAGTGCTCGCGAGGCATCCCGAGACCCGACAAGCAGTCATTGATTATCGCGATCTCACCGCGCGCCCCGCCGAGACGATCGAACGCAGCTACGAGCAGCTTGGGTTTGCGATCTCCGACGAATACCGAGAAGTGCTTCGCACGGAAGACAAGCGGGCGCGAACCCATGAGACGCGTCACGCCTACAGCCTGGATGAATTCGGTCTTGCGGCCGATGAAATTCGCCGCGAACTCGCGCCTTTGTTCGAGCGCTTCGGTTGGGACGACGATGCCGGCGAAGCGGAGCTTCCGGGAGGCACCGGGTGA